One genomic window of Trueperaceae bacterium includes the following:
- the eno gene encoding phosphopyruvate hydratase has protein sequence MTIIEDVRGLELLDSRGNPTVGAVVTLSSGVQGMAAVPSGASTGAHEAVELRDGGERYLGKGVTRAVANVTERIGPEILGLDALDQPAVDGAMLALDGSQNKAELGANAILAVSLAVARAAAETVGTSLFRYLGGSNAKVLPVPLMNVINGGKHADNAVDMQEFMLAPFGFPDFATALRAGVETFHHLKKVLKGRGYDTNVGDEGGFAPALKSNVEAVELLLEAIEKAGYRPGEQIGIALDPASTELYEDGVYHLKAEGRRLDSDEMVGFWEDWVSRYPIVSIEDGLAEDDWSGWAKLTERLGGRVQLVGDDLFVTNVRRLRRGIEESVANAILVKVNQIGTLTEAMDAIELAKAAGYRNVISHRSGETEDTFIADLAVAVNAGQIKTGSASRSDRVAKYNRLLAIEAELGGSARFLGRAAFRS, from the coding sequence ATGACGATCATCGAAGACGTGCGCGGCCTCGAGCTGCTCGACTCCCGCGGCAACCCGACGGTGGGCGCGGTGGTCACGCTCTCGAGCGGCGTGCAGGGGATGGCGGCGGTGCCGTCGGGCGCGTCGACGGGCGCCCACGAGGCCGTCGAGCTGCGCGACGGGGGCGAGCGCTACCTGGGCAAGGGCGTGACGCGGGCCGTCGCGAACGTGACCGAGCGCATCGGCCCCGAGATACTCGGGCTCGACGCGCTCGACCAGCCGGCGGTAGACGGCGCGATGCTCGCCCTGGACGGCAGCCAGAACAAGGCCGAGCTCGGCGCCAACGCGATCCTCGCCGTGTCGCTGGCCGTGGCGCGGGCGGCGGCCGAGACCGTCGGCACGTCGCTCTTCCGCTACCTCGGCGGCAGCAACGCCAAGGTCCTGCCGGTGCCGCTGATGAACGTCATCAACGGCGGCAAGCACGCCGACAACGCCGTCGACATGCAGGAGTTCATGCTCGCCCCGTTCGGCTTCCCCGACTTCGCGACGGCGCTGCGCGCCGGCGTGGAGACGTTCCACCACCTCAAGAAGGTCCTCAAGGGGCGCGGCTACGACACGAACGTCGGGGACGAGGGCGGCTTCGCGCCGGCGCTGAAGAGCAACGTCGAGGCCGTAGAGCTACTGCTCGAGGCGATCGAGAAGGCCGGGTACCGGCCGGGCGAACAGATCGGCATCGCCCTCGACCCGGCGTCGACCGAGCTCTACGAGGACGGCGTCTACCACCTCAAGGCCGAGGGGAGGCGCCTCGACTCGGACGAGATGGTCGGCTTCTGGGAGGACTGGGTCTCACGCTACCCGATCGTCTCGATCGAGGACGGCCTGGCCGAGGACGACTGGTCCGGCTGGGCGAAGCTCACGGAGCGGCTCGGCGGCAGGGTCCAGCTCGTCGGCGACGACCTGTTCGTGACGAACGTGCGCCGCCTGCGGCGGGGCATCGAGGAGTCGGTGGCGAACGCGATCCTCGTGAAGGTCAACCAGATCGGCACGCTCACCGAGGCCATGGACGCCATCGAGCTGGCCAAGGCGGCGGGCTACCGCAACGTCATCTCGCACCGCAGCGGCGAGACCGAGGACACGTTCATCGCCGACCTGGCCGTGGCCGTGAACGCCGGGCAGATCAAGACCGGCTCCGCCTCGCGCTCGGACCGCGTGGCCAAGTACAACCGGCTGCTCGCCATCGAGGCCGAGCTCGGCGGCAGCGCGCGCTTCCTCGGTAGGGCGGCGTTCCGGTCGTGA
- the pyk gene encoding pyruvate kinase, whose product MTLQGPDIRRSTKVVATLGPASSSPEVVLKLLEVGVNVFRLNFSHGKREDHRNVVNIIRQTADHIGACVGILQDLQGPKIRVGVFAEGAVELVEGQEFALTCDDPSPGDATRVGVTYQGLCGDVKVGDVLLLDDGRLSVEVVALRHGVITTRVLVGGRLSNNKGINIPGAQLSIPALTDKDVEDLKFGAELDVDWVAMSFVRNRDDLLLARHYLARAGSQARLMAKIEKPSAVDRFPEILAEVDGIMVARGDLGVEMPPERVPLIQKRMIRACIEAGKPVITATQMLESMVRNPTPTRAEASDVANAIFDGTDAIMLSSETAVGDYPVEAARMMDRIARSVEADDNYRRMMHEHVPKSDATTADAVALAAVEMAYNLDARLIVTFTSSGTTALRVSRNRPPTPILAITPNARVERQLAVAWGVVSYLTEDIHNTDEMVETATRAIAERRLLEPGDRYVITAGVPFGMRGTTNLIRVERYRPPQ is encoded by the coding sequence GTGACGCTCCAGGGCCCCGACATCAGGCGCAGCACGAAGGTCGTCGCGACGCTGGGACCGGCGAGCTCGTCGCCCGAGGTCGTGCTCAAGCTCCTCGAGGTCGGCGTCAACGTCTTCCGGCTCAACTTCTCGCACGGCAAGCGCGAGGACCACCGCAACGTCGTCAACATCATCCGCCAGACGGCCGACCACATCGGCGCCTGCGTGGGCATCCTCCAGGACCTGCAGGGGCCGAAGATCCGGGTGGGCGTGTTCGCGGAGGGAGCCGTCGAGCTCGTCGAGGGCCAGGAGTTCGCCTTGACCTGCGACGACCCCTCGCCCGGCGACGCGACCCGCGTGGGCGTGACCTACCAGGGCCTGTGCGGCGACGTGAAGGTCGGCGACGTGCTGCTGCTCGACGACGGGCGCCTGTCCGTGGAGGTCGTCGCCCTCAGGCACGGCGTCATCACGACGCGCGTGCTGGTGGGCGGTCGCCTCTCCAACAACAAGGGCATCAACATCCCCGGCGCGCAGCTCTCGATCCCCGCCCTGACAGACAAGGACGTCGAGGACCTGAAGTTCGGCGCCGAGCTCGACGTCGACTGGGTGGCCATGAGCTTCGTGCGCAACCGCGACGACCTGCTGCTGGCGCGCCACTACCTCGCCCGGGCGGGCTCACAGGCCCGCCTGATGGCGAAGATCGAGAAGCCGAGCGCCGTCGACCGCTTCCCCGAGATCCTCGCCGAGGTGGACGGCATCATGGTCGCGCGCGGCGACCTCGGCGTCGAGATGCCGCCCGAGCGGGTGCCGCTGATCCAGAAGCGGATGATCAGGGCGTGCATCGAGGCGGGCAAGCCGGTGATCACGGCCACCCAGATGCTCGAGTCGATGGTGCGCAACCCCACGCCGACGCGCGCCGAGGCCTCCGACGTCGCGAACGCGATCTTCGACGGCACCGACGCGATCATGCTCTCCTCCGAGACCGCAGTGGGCGACTACCCCGTCGAGGCGGCCAGGATGATGGACCGCATCGCCAGGTCGGTCGAGGCCGACGACAACTACCGGCGGATGATGCACGAGCACGTGCCGAAGTCGGACGCCACCACAGCCGACGCGGTGGCGTTGGCGGCGGTCGAGATGGCCTACAACCTCGACGCCAGGCTGATCGTGACGTTCACGTCGAGCGGCACGACCGCGCTGCGCGTCTCCCGCAACCGCCCGCCCACGCCCATCCTGGCGATCACGCCCAACGCGCGTGTCGAGCGTCAGTTGGCGGTGGCGTGGGGCGTCGTGAGCTACCTGACCGAGGACATCCACAACACGGACGAGATGGTCGAGACCGCGACACGAGCGATCGCCGAGAGGCGCCTCCTCGAGCCGGGCGACCGCTACGTGATCACGGCCGGCGTGCCGTTCGGGATGCGCGGCACGACGAACCTGATCCGCGTCGAGAGGTACCGCCCGCCGCAGTGA